In Candidatus Falkowbacteria bacterium, a genomic segment contains:
- a CDS encoding class I SAM-dependent methyltransferase: MKNEQPKLTSQNSEFWKKHFEHYDFFQNNLEWYKQTIRFHTKQIKDCKNILDTGSGSGNLTKALINEGHIVTAVDNEPFALEQLKNKIGENNNLTIILGDVCSMNFRENSFDGATSMFLLPFIAKPDNYFKNIYKTIKSNGIFSISGWSPEPDIYQFLNNKIKEELTKKGILPKHQKEWDEFLNTSAVNAKNILISVLNKEKVKSILLKTGFNNINEYSDIAYEKYAYFITAEKS; encoded by the coding sequence ATGAAAAATGAACAACCTAAACTGACATCACAAAATTCAGAATTTTGGAAAAAGCATTTTGAACATTATGATTTTTTTCAAAACAATCTCGAGTGGTATAAACAAACTATTCGATTTCATACTAAACAAATTAAAGATTGTAAAAATATTCTTGATACCGGTTCTGGATCAGGTAACTTAACAAAAGCCTTAATTAACGAAGGACATATAGTGACAGCTGTTGACAACGAGCCCTTTGCGCTGGAGCAATTAAAAAATAAGATTGGAGAAAACAACAATCTTACAATAATACTGGGTGATGTTTGCTCAATGAACTTTAGAGAAAACTCTTTTGACGGGGCAACATCTATGTTTCTATTACCATTTATAGCTAAACCAGATAATTACTTTAAAAATATTTATAAAACAATAAAGAGTAATGGTATATTTTCAATTTCTGGATGGTCACCAGAGCCAGATATCTACCAATTTTTAAATAATAAAATAAAAGAAGAACTAACTAAAAAAGGGATACTACCTAAACATCAAAAAGAATGGGATGAATTTCTTAATACAAGTGCAGTGAATGCAAAAAATATTTTGATCAGTGTATTAAATAAAGAAAAAGTAAAGTCAATTTTATTAAAAACGGGTTTTAATAATATTAATGAATACTCAGATATTGCATATGAAAAATATGCTTACTTTATTACTGCTGAAAAATCATAA
- a CDS encoding S49 family peptidase, which yields MSDILKKILHFEIFKHKINYSKLNPHNFTWSGFKSFLKGLGVSVIFLGALIIVKDEVNYQLDLLGISDNSSSEETITEDDQAQEENCNVSGIELHGSIDTYISYNNSDPDATEAIDATASEDVVGAINQAEKDEKIKAIILEIDSYGGYPVAAEEMAQAMKRATKPTVAMIRKAGISAAYWSATGANIIFASANSDVGGIGVTNSYLDNSKKNAKDGLTYNSLSTGMFKDTQDPDKALTEAERNLIMRDAYIINDNFIKTVATNRNLDPNKVRALADGSSMLGEAALKIGLIDKIGGIAEVKDYLKEKVGEDIQICW from the coding sequence ATGTCCGACATTTTGAAAAAAATTCTACATTTTGAAATATTCAAACATAAGATTAATTACTCAAAACTAAACCCACATAATTTTACATGGTCTGGTTTTAAATCTTTCCTCAAGGGTTTAGGTGTAAGCGTAATATTTTTGGGAGCCCTTATTATTGTCAAAGACGAGGTGAACTATCAACTTGATCTTTTGGGCATTTCTGATAATAGTTCTTCAGAGGAAACGATAACGGAAGATGACCAAGCACAAGAAGAAAACTGTAATGTCTCTGGTATTGAACTGCATGGAAGTATTGATACTTATATTTCTTATAACAATAGTGATCCCGATGCTACCGAAGCTATTGATGCTACCGCTTCAGAGGATGTTGTTGGTGCTATCAACCAGGCCGAAAAAGATGAAAAGATAAAGGCCATTATTTTAGAAATTGATTCCTATGGTGGTTATCCTGTTGCAGCAGAAGAAATGGCTCAAGCCATGAAACGAGCGACTAAACCAACAGTAGCCATGATTCGCAAAGCAGGTATTTCAGCAGCATATTGGTCAGCGACGGGGGCTAATATTATTTTTGCATCGGCCAACTCAGATGTTGGTGGCATAGGTGTTACTAACTCATATCTTGATAACTCTAAAAAGAATGCAAAGGATGGTTTAACCTATAATTCGTTGAGTACTGGAATGTTTAAAGATACTCAAGACCCTGATAAAGCTTTAACAGAAGCTGAACGGAACCTCATTATGAGAGATGCCTATATTATAAACGATAACTTTATTAAGACAGTGGCTACTAACCGTAATTTAGATCCTAACAAAGTAAGAGCCTTGGCAGATGGTTCATCTATGCTTGGCGAAGCTGCTCTTAAAATCGGTCTAATTGATAAGATTGGTGGTATCGCAGAAGTGAAAGATTATTTGAAGGAAAAAGTAGGAGAAGATATCCAGATTTGTTGGTAA
- a CDS encoding PD-(D/E)XK nuclease family protein — MSEYYNPNRKDSWNYGGKDWKLSRSKIDLFKECPRCFYIDNKLGVKRVPGFPFSINSAVDHLLKQEFDSFRVQNKQHPIQEEYGIDARPMSHDELDEWRRNFGGIKHLHQPTGLLVTGAIDDLWINGKDEYIVVDYKATAKDEAVTALDKEWQDGYKRQMEVYQWLLRQNGLKVSDIGYFVYCTGRMDRQAFDKRIDFDVNLIEHTGDDSWVEKTLFEIKKCLESSVIPKTGKQCDWCAYWNARKSFEK; from the coding sequence ATGTCTGAATATTACAATCCAAATAGAAAAGACTCATGGAATTATGGAGGAAAGGACTGGAAGCTTAGTCGCTCTAAGATTGATTTATTTAAGGAATGTCCCCGATGTTTCTATATAGATAATAAACTTGGAGTAAAACGAGTTCCAGGATTCCCCTTCTCTATCAATAGTGCTGTAGACCATCTTCTTAAACAAGAGTTTGATTCTTTTCGTGTCCAAAATAAACAACATCCAATACAGGAAGAATATGGTATAGATGCAAGGCCAATGTCTCATGACGAACTTGATGAATGGCGAAGAAATTTTGGTGGTATTAAACATTTACATCAACCAACGGGATTGTTAGTAACTGGGGCAATTGATGATTTATGGATTAATGGTAAAGATGAATATATTGTTGTTGATTATAAAGCTACCGCCAAGGATGAGGCTGTTACAGCCTTAGATAAAGAGTGGCAAGACGGCTATAAACGACAGATGGAGGTTTATCAATGGTTATTAAGACAGAATGGTTTAAAAGTTTCTGATATTGGGTATTTTGTATATTGTACTGGGAGAATGGACCGACAAGCTTTTGACAAGAGAATTGACTTCGATGTTAACTTGATAGAACATACAGGTGATGACTCTTGGGTAGAAAAAACATTGTTTGAAATAAAGAAATGCTTAGAGAGTTCTGTGATACCAAAAACAGGAAAACAGTGTGACTGGTGTGCATACTGGAACGCTAGAAAAAGCTTTGAGAAATAA
- a CDS encoding DUF262 domain-containing protein — protein MQKTDITVRELVDKVRRGELTLPEMQRRYVWPATRVRDLLDSLYRGYPSGVILTWETDENIETHEMAVRATAAPTTTQKLLLLDGQQRITSLSAILSGEKVHIRNKSKPIDILFNLDHPEGVLTEVIEVDENDINHDIEDEDEEAVERDIQEEFKKKTFVVTSRMLQNNPLWVPVSDIFVKTDRDILKPIGINSDDERWDKYSERLQKVRQIANYPYVMQVLEKSMSYEEVTEIFVRVNSLGVKLRGSDLALAQITSRWPGFMKLIEDFSDEFNDDAQYIIESNIPVRALVVFATKQSKFKTVGKISLEELKNNWDKAKEALRFAINFLRSNAGIDNLEFLSSPFLLIPIAVYFNLKNGQISPSETNALLRWFYLAHMRGHYSMGSSESILDADVSVMYRSSSLNELLAVLEQHVKRIVVSSDDLINRGIRSPFFSMLYFVLKQEGAKDWTTGLSLSDKHTGSAHSIQYHHIFPKSLLRDANYDKKEINEMANMAFIGGKTNRYITNKQPIEYLEKEVLEKQGEDTLTSQLIPLDKSLWEIDNYKDFLVWRREKIAESINNFIGKLV, from the coding sequence ATGCAAAAAACCGATATAACCGTTCGAGAACTCGTAGATAAAGTACGCAGAGGAGAATTAACTTTGCCGGAAATGCAACGTCGTTATGTATGGCCCGCTACTCGCGTTCGCGATTTACTAGATTCACTGTATCGTGGATATCCTTCCGGAGTTATTTTAACCTGGGAAACAGACGAAAACATTGAAACGCATGAAATGGCAGTGAGAGCAACCGCTGCACCGACCACTACTCAAAAACTTTTACTGCTCGATGGCCAACAACGCATAACATCCTTGTCTGCCATCTTAAGTGGGGAAAAGGTCCATATTAGAAATAAATCAAAACCAATAGATATATTATTTAATTTAGATCATCCAGAAGGAGTTCTTACTGAGGTTATTGAAGTAGATGAAAATGATATTAATCATGATATTGAAGATGAGGACGAGGAGGCGGTTGAACGTGACATACAAGAAGAGTTTAAAAAGAAAACTTTTGTAGTGACAAGCAGAATGTTACAAAATAACCCTCTTTGGGTACCTGTTTCAGATATTTTTGTAAAAACAGATAGAGATATCCTAAAACCTATTGGTATTAATTCCGATGATGAAAGATGGGATAAGTATTCTGAGCGTTTGCAAAAAGTTCGTCAGATCGCGAACTACCCTTATGTAATGCAGGTGCTGGAAAAGTCTATGTCTTATGAAGAAGTCACTGAGATATTTGTTAGGGTAAATTCCTTAGGCGTTAAATTACGTGGCTCAGATCTTGCCTTAGCTCAAATAACTTCGCGTTGGCCAGGTTTTATGAAGCTTATTGAGGATTTTTCAGATGAATTTAATGACGATGCACAATATATTATTGAATCAAATATTCCAGTTAGAGCGCTTGTTGTATTTGCAACTAAACAAAGTAAATTTAAAACTGTTGGTAAAATTAGCTTAGAAGAACTAAAAAATAACTGGGATAAAGCAAAAGAAGCATTACGTTTTGCTATTAATTTTTTACGTAGCAATGCAGGTATAGATAATCTCGAATTTCTTTCATCACCTTTTCTATTAATCCCTATAGCTGTATATTTTAATCTTAAGAATGGTCAAATTTCTCCCTCGGAAACCAACGCATTACTTAGGTGGTTTTATCTAGCACACATGAGAGGACACTATAGTATGGGTTCATCAGAATCAATCTTAGATGCCGATGTATCAGTAATGTATCGCTCAAGTAGTTTAAATGAACTTTTAGCTGTACTTGAACAACATGTTAAAAGAATAGTTGTTAGTAGCGATGATTTAATAAATCGTGGAATTAGAAGCCCATTTTTTTCAATGCTATATTTTGTTCTTAAGCAAGAAGGTGCTAAAGATTGGACTACTGGATTGAGTCTTTCAGACAAACATACAGGCTCGGCTCACTCTATACAGTATCATCATATTTTTCCTAAATCACTTTTACGCGATGCCAATTATGATAAAAAGGAAATTAACGAAATGGCAAATATGGCTTTTATTGGTGGAAAAACAAATCGTTACATCACGAATAAACAACCGATTGAATATTTAGAAAAAGAAGTATTAGAAAAACAAGGTGAGGATACATTAACTTCCCAACTTATTCCACTAGATAAAAGTTTATGGGAAATTGATAACTATAAGGATTTTCTAGTCTGGCGAAGAGAAAAAATAGCTGAAAGTATTAATAATTTTATCGGAAAATTGGTTTAA
- a CDS encoding restriction endonuclease — MLTRNIDILENTLRRTGNLLDVLLLDRTSKKNIIWATDSYEKYGKEFSPKLCIAPVLVSGKFGLLIQPRAAKSLEEQRKRTKDKAEVFTPLKIVDHINKAVENQPPNKNNWQEYISEIKLEITCGEAPFIVSRYNPTAHTRKLISLNKRVGFLDKKLKIVSKYCQNKNEWIFWAKEAFKASYGYEWQGDNVLLARENLLYTFIDYYKAKFKRPPTLKTQEEVAEIISWNIFQMDGLKYTIPMSCHHENKVIRGEWTLFEKTPDIVKIYECEGCRYDLPHKHNGKYVKIMDWSNNKAVRFVDIFTKN, encoded by the coding sequence GTGTTGACGCGTAATATTGATATACTTGAAAATACACTTCGTCGTACTGGTAATTTACTAGACGTTCTTTTGTTAGATCGCACATCAAAAAAAAATATTATCTGGGCAACTGATTCATATGAAAAATACGGTAAGGAGTTTTCGCCTAAATTGTGTATTGCACCAGTATTAGTGTCTGGTAAATTTGGTCTGCTTATACAGCCCCGCGCAGCCAAGAGCTTAGAAGAACAGAGAAAACGGACCAAAGACAAGGCTGAAGTTTTCACCCCGCTGAAGATTGTTGATCATATTAATAAAGCAGTTGAAAATCAACCACCCAATAAAAACAATTGGCAAGAATATATTAGTGAGATAAAGCTAGAGATTACCTGTGGTGAAGCCCCTTTTATTGTGAGTCGTTATAATCCAACTGCACATACTCGCAAACTTATTAGTTTAAATAAGCGTGTTGGTTTTTTGGATAAAAAATTAAAAATAGTATCGAAGTATTGCCAAAATAAAAATGAATGGATATTTTGGGCAAAAGAAGCATTCAAGGCAAGCTACGGGTATGAGTGGCAGGGGGACAATGTGTTGCTGGCGCGCGAGAATTTACTGTATACATTTATAGATTATTATAAGGCTAAATTTAAGCGACCACCGACCCTTAAAACACAAGAAGAAGTTGCCGAAATTATAAGTTGGAATATCTTTCAAATGGATGGACTCAAGTATACTATACCTATGAGTTGTCATCATGAAAATAAAGTGATTCGTGGCGAATGGACACTTTTCGAAAAGACGCCGGACATAGTCAAGATATACGAGTGTGAAGGTTGTAGGTACGATCTGCCCCATAAACACAATGGCAAATATGTCAAAATTATGGATTGGAGTAATAATAAAGCTGTGAGATTTGTAGATATATTTACAAAAAATTAA
- a CDS encoding Eco57I restriction-modification methylase domain-containing protein, translating into MSKNLKKSEKGSNINETFSYGIIYIYSIPDKKHTGRLKIGSATIISSNPTQENIDSAAHDRIKQQTKTADIPYLLEHAELAVTNDGKYFSDYDVHEVLKRSGYERKAESVKNPHSEWFELSLEVAKNAIQATKEGRTALSTKERVSIKISEFPFRPNQLEAIDKTTKAIKRNRKHFLWNAKMRFGKTSAAMQVAKENKMKKVLIVTHRPSVSIDWYDDFNKVLASANYEYSSKTKGENINTLINGDKAFVYFASLQDLRLSKRVVDDESSGSHAGGFTKNDEVFDTMWDMLIVDEAHEGTQSILGDATFSKIPANFTLLLSGTPFNILDKREEEDIYTWDYVMEQEAKLNWDEQNPGVPNPYAELPALSIFTYDIDTFENNIGSFDKNFKDELDGAFKFHEFFRVHKDDEGNDTAEFVHVVMVKKFLDLLVDNTLDTKFPYVTEEYRNYNKHSLWLLPNRVKVIEAMEKLLKIHSVFGSGNFGIVNISGDSRDDEEDKDAKERVTKAIKNHDYTITLTGQRLTTGASIPEWTAVFMMSDTNSATTYLQTAFRCQTPARIDGKFKTQGYVFDFAPDRTLKLVAEAIELNHKSGKTNSPEQKDAMREFLNFCPILAAKGGAMKPYDVEAMLGQLKKAIIERVSRNGFDDPKLYNDELLKLNEMDVSKFNELKAIIGTSSSDRVNEIKINELGMDDLKTQKAAEAELKKKQKIELSQEEKEALKKLKEAREQKKNAINILRAVSVRMPMLVYGADVSVREDITLQKFINLVDEDSWQEFMPAGLSKEKFKEFTKYYDEDVFKGVAHSIRAKAFDCDDLLPTERIQAIAEIFKTFKNPDKETVLTPWNVVNIHITKAFGGHDFTSGGTDKTREKPEWKSYDVDTSIWTQDDTKILEINSKSGLYPLLATYNIYSRKLKKEKGKNSEEKLSRQIWNKVLANNIYVLCKSPMAKSITFRTLAGYNKGVKTNIIYIEDLIKKLQQKENYKDYNLKVELLEKFNLTNKNMKFTAVVGNPPYQVTTDTNFATPVYHLFFEAAKNLNPDYISLIQPARFLFNAGATPKEWNKQMLNDSHLSVPLYEPNSQKIFSGVDIKGGICVTLWNKNNSGGGLGGSFVAHDELGMIIDRVGSGSFNKLVGIKGDTKLRISLDPKYPDEQRIASNYFERFPDVFLSKRVRQNDVEIIGLEKGNKRTSRFVKNDIIFDSKLDNWKILIPESNGSGLFGEILSNPMLVGPQVGCTYTFLQIGPFDSKKEAQNCLNYIKTKFFRALLGTLKTTQHNPSKVWANIPIQNFKNTSDIDWSKSIPEIDKQLYAKYGLDKKEVTFIETRVKPMA; encoded by the coding sequence ATGTCCAAAAACCTCAAAAAAAGCGAAAAAGGAAGTAATATAAATGAAACTTTTTCATACGGAATAATCTATATTTATTCTATTCCAGACAAAAAACATACTGGTCGCTTAAAAATTGGTAGTGCAACGATAATTTCCTCCAATCCAACACAAGAAAATATCGATTCAGCTGCTCACGATCGTATAAAACAGCAAACAAAAACAGCTGATATTCCTTATCTTCTTGAGCATGCAGAGCTTGCAGTAACCAATGATGGCAAATATTTTTCTGACTATGATGTCCATGAAGTCCTCAAACGCTCTGGCTACGAACGTAAAGCTGAAAGTGTTAAAAATCCACATTCGGAATGGTTTGAGCTTAGTTTAGAAGTAGCCAAAAATGCAATTCAAGCTACGAAAGAAGGCAGAACAGCATTATCAACTAAAGAGAGGGTGTCTATCAAAATTTCTGAATTTCCGTTTCGTCCAAACCAGCTTGAGGCAATTGACAAAACTACCAAAGCCATAAAGAGAAATCGTAAACATTTTCTTTGGAACGCAAAAATGCGTTTTGGTAAAACATCTGCCGCTATGCAAGTGGCCAAAGAAAATAAAATGAAGAAGGTTCTCATTGTTACCCATCGCCCCAGCGTTAGTATTGATTGGTATGATGACTTCAACAAGGTATTAGCAAGCGCAAATTATGAATATTCTTCGAAAACAAAAGGAGAGAATATCAATACACTCATTAATGGGGACAAGGCGTTCGTTTACTTTGCATCACTACAAGATTTACGGCTATCAAAAAGAGTGGTAGATGATGAGTCTTCCGGTTCTCATGCTGGTGGTTTCACTAAAAATGATGAAGTTTTTGACACTATGTGGGATATGCTGATCGTTGACGAGGCTCATGAGGGAACACAAAGTATCCTTGGTGATGCCACTTTTTCAAAAATACCGGCTAATTTTACACTTTTACTTTCCGGTACACCCTTTAATATTTTAGATAAGCGTGAAGAAGAAGATATATACACGTGGGATTACGTAATGGAGCAAGAAGCAAAGCTTAATTGGGATGAACAAAATCCTGGAGTACCAAATCCTTATGCAGAGCTACCAGCGCTCAGTATATTTACTTATGATATAGATACGTTTGAAAATAATATAGGTAGTTTTGATAAAAATTTTAAAGATGAATTAGATGGAGCTTTTAAATTCCATGAGTTTTTCCGAGTGCACAAAGATGATGAAGGTAACGATACAGCTGAATTTGTACATGTGGTGATGGTTAAAAAATTTCTAGATTTACTAGTTGACAATACCTTAGATACGAAGTTTCCATACGTTACGGAAGAATATCGTAACTACAACAAACACTCTCTTTGGCTATTACCTAATCGTGTCAAAGTTATAGAAGCCATGGAGAAGTTACTTAAAATACATTCGGTATTTGGATCTGGAAATTTCGGTATTGTAAACATTTCTGGGGATAGTCGCGATGATGAAGAGGATAAAGATGCCAAGGAACGTGTTACTAAAGCTATTAAAAATCACGACTATACAATTACATTAACAGGTCAACGCCTCACAACTGGAGCTTCTATCCCCGAATGGACAGCAGTCTTTATGATGTCAGATACAAACTCCGCAACAACTTATTTACAGACTGCCTTTCGATGTCAGACGCCAGCTAGAATTGATGGAAAATTTAAAACGCAGGGATACGTATTTGATTTTGCCCCTGATCGTACACTTAAACTCGTTGCTGAAGCAATAGAACTCAATCACAAATCAGGAAAAACAAACTCGCCTGAACAAAAAGATGCAATGAGAGAGTTTTTAAACTTCTGCCCAATTCTCGCTGCAAAGGGTGGAGCAATGAAACCATACGATGTGGAAGCCATGTTAGGTCAGCTTAAAAAGGCAATTATCGAACGTGTTAGTCGAAACGGTTTCGATGACCCTAAGCTTTATAATGATGAATTGTTAAAACTTAATGAAATGGATGTGTCTAAATTCAATGAACTCAAAGCTATTATTGGGACATCATCAAGTGATCGGGTGAATGAGATTAAGATTAATGAACTTGGTATGGATGATCTAAAAACACAGAAAGCGGCAGAAGCTGAGCTTAAGAAAAAGCAAAAGATAGAGTTATCACAAGAAGAAAAGGAAGCCTTAAAAAAACTGAAAGAAGCCCGTGAGCAAAAGAAAAATGCTATTAATATATTACGTGCAGTAAGTGTACGTATGCCTATGCTAGTGTATGGTGCCGATGTGTCGGTACGAGAAGATATAACCTTACAAAAGTTCATTAACCTGGTGGACGAAGATTCTTGGCAAGAATTTATGCCAGCTGGATTATCAAAAGAGAAATTTAAGGAGTTTACAAAATATTATGATGAAGATGTATTTAAAGGAGTCGCTCACAGCATACGTGCCAAAGCCTTTGATTGTGATGATCTTTTGCCAACAGAGCGAATACAAGCGATTGCTGAAATATTTAAAACCTTCAAGAATCCCGACAAAGAAACAGTGCTTACGCCATGGAATGTTGTAAATATACATATAACCAAAGCTTTTGGAGGCCATGATTTTACCAGTGGCGGAACTGACAAGACTAGAGAGAAACCTGAATGGAAAAGTTATGATGTCGATACAAGTATATGGACACAAGACGATACAAAGATACTTGAGATAAACTCAAAATCTGGATTATATCCATTACTCGCAACTTATAATATATATTCAAGAAAACTCAAAAAAGAAAAAGGAAAGAATTCGGAAGAAAAATTATCTCGACAAATATGGAATAAGGTGTTAGCGAACAATATTTATGTGCTTTGCAAAAGTCCAATGGCTAAGAGTATTACATTTAGAACGTTAGCTGGATATAACAAAGGGGTAAAGACAAATATTATTTATATTGAAGATTTAATTAAGAAACTCCAACAGAAAGAAAATTATAAAGATTACAATTTAAAAGTCGAGTTATTAGAAAAATTTAATTTAACAAACAAAAATATGAAATTTACAGCAGTCGTAGGAAACCCGCCTTATCAAGTAACAACTGATACCAATTTTGCTACACCCGTATATCACCTGTTCTTTGAGGCAGCTAAGAATTTAAATCCAGACTACATAAGTCTGATTCAGCCTGCACGGTTTTTGTTTAATGCCGGTGCCACACCCAAAGAATGGAATAAGCAAATGCTCAATGATTCGCACCTCAGCGTACCGCTATATGAACCAAATTCACAAAAGATATTCTCTGGTGTTGATATAAAAGGAGGCATATGTGTTACGCTTTGGAACAAAAACAATTCGGGTGGTGGACTTGGGGGTTCATTTGTAGCACACGATGAACTAGGAATGATAATAGATAGGGTAGGTAGCGGTAGTTTTAATAAACTTGTGGGTATTAAGGGAGATACAAAATTAAGAATCAGCCTTGATCCCAAATATCCTGATGAGCAGCGTATTGCATCTAACTATTTCGAAAGATTCCCCGATGTTTTTTTAAGTAAAAGGGTTAGACAAAATGATGTTGAAATTATAGGTCTCGAAAAGGGAAATAAGCGAACGTCTCGTTTTGTAAAAAATGACATTATTTTTGATTCTAAACTTGATAACTGGAAAATACTTATACCCGAATCAAACGGTAGTGGTTTATTCGGTGAAATCCTAAGTAATCCTATGTTAGTTGGACCCCAAGTTGGCTGTACGTATACTTTCTTACAAATTGGGCCCTTTGATAGTAAAAAAGAGGCACAAAACTGTTTAAATTATATTAAAACTAAATTTTTCCGGGCATTGTTGGGTACATTAAAGACAACTCAGCACAATCCAAGTAAGGTCTGGGCAAATATACCTATACAAAATTTCAAAAACACATCCGATATTGATTGGTCGAAATCTATCCCTGAAATAGATAAACAGCTGTATGCGAAATATGGGTTGGATAAAAAAGAAGTAACCTTCATTGAAACTCGTGTTAAGCCCATGGCATAA
- a CDS encoding helix-turn-helix transcriptional regulator — protein MVNIGRNIKKLREKEGISQDRLSKLADISSNTVAKIELNDRPNPTIETLQKIAKALNVEVDDLIR, from the coding sequence ATGGTCAATATAGGTAGAAACATAAAAAAACTTAGAGAAAAAGAGGGCATATCCCAAGATAGACTCTCTAAATTAGCCGATATTTCTTCAAATACTGTGGCTAAAATAGAGTTAAATGATAGGCCAAACCCAACAATTGAAACCTTGCAGAAGATTGCAAAAGCTTTGAATGTTGAGGTTGATGATTTGATAAGATAA
- a CDS encoding helix-turn-helix domain-containing protein, translating to MESIGDVLNEKVQENKAIKGKVLGFVQIPRWLVFSTEFSCYEKCVFSILVAFQMKKDKCWPSQETIAHKVPCSISTVKKTLGSLIAKGWVAKTHEKGKKSNVYYVKKLVVAKKPAY from the coding sequence ATGGAATCTATAGGAGACGTTTTAAATGAAAAGGTCCAAGAAAATAAAGCTATTAAAGGCAAAGTATTAGGTTTCGTTCAGATTCCACGGTGGTTAGTATTTAGTACAGAATTTTCCTGTTATGAAAAATGTGTCTTCAGTATTCTGGTCGCTTTCCAGATGAAAAAGGATAAATGTTGGCCGAGCCAAGAAACAATTGCTCATAAAGTTCCTTGTAGTATCTCAACTGTAAAGAAAACACTTGGTTCTCTTATCGCTAAAGGCTGGGTGGCAAAGACTCATGAAAAAGGGAAGAAAAGTAATGTTTATTATGTAAAGAAATTAGTGGTTGCTAAAAAGCCAGCATACTAG
- a CDS encoding helix-turn-helix domain-containing protein, whose amino-acid sequence MATLFSISRKTVYRLVDRRLVPFHKIGGVLRFRKKDIEEYLNSTRIDPVS is encoded by the coding sequence ATGGCAACTCTTTTTAGCATTTCTAGAAAGACAGTCTATAGGTTGGTAGATAGAAGACTAGTGCCTTTCCATAAGATCGGTGGTGTATTGAGGTTTAGAAAAAAGGATATAGAAGAATACTTAAACAGTACTCGTATTGATCCAGTGTCCTAA
- a CDS encoding site-specific integrase, translating to MTIYKKNNSYWVNIRFNRKRYRKPSPQNTLAGAKAYESLLRQKLARGEPIVDEPEEVIAEKTLFSAFAFDWFNTYVKNNNKLSEVNNKRSHLDSSIIPYFGKKYIDEITSYDIEKYKTYLSVVKEMSPKTINNRLCIISKCLKTAVEWGTLEYIPRIKLLKVPPQRFDYLTVQESELLLRTAKGQWRDMILLGLRTGLRFGEIVGLKWENIDFTKNVLQVMQTVVRNVESSPKSNKIRTVPLTKEVTEMLKDRSKDGKYIFQNPNGSSLQGYFCLRRLHEICREASLRNVGWHTLRHTFASRLAENNISILAVKELLGHSDIKTTMRYSHINLSVLQDSIKSLEVEI from the coding sequence ATGACAATATATAAAAAGAATAATTCCTACTGGGTTAATATTCGTTTTAATAGGAAACGTTATCGTAAACCTAGCCCTCAAAATACTTTAGCTGGAGCAAAAGCTTATGAGTCTCTGCTTCGTCAAAAATTAGCTCGTGGTGAACCCATAGTTGATGAACCTGAAGAAGTAATAGCAGAGAAAACATTATTCAGTGCGTTTGCCTTTGATTGGTTTAATACCTATGTCAAGAATAACAATAAACTATCAGAGGTTAATAATAAAAGAAGTCACTTAGACTCATCTATTATTCCTTACTTCGGTAAGAAGTATATAGATGAAATAACGAGCTATGATATTGAGAAATATAAAACGTATTTGTCGGTAGTAAAAGAGATGTCTCCTAAAACGATAAATAATCGTTTATGCATTATTAGTAAATGCCTAAAGACTGCTGTTGAATGGGGAACTCTAGAATACATACCAAGAATTAAGTTACTAAAAGTCCCTCCTCAGCGATTTGATTATTTAACAGTTCAAGAAAGTGAATTGTTACTTCGAACTGCTAAGGGTCAATGGAGAGATATGATTCTCTTGGGATTACGAACAGGATTACGATTCGGAGAGATAGTTGGATTGAAATGGGAGAATATTGATTTTACGAAAAACGTTTTACAAGTTATGCAAACAGTCGTGAGGAATGTAGAGTCTAGTCCAAAGAGTAATAAGATAAGAACCGTTCCTCTTACGAAAGAGGTTACTGAAATGTTAAAAGATAGAAGCAAAGATGGAAAGTATATATTTCAAAATCCTAACGGCTCTTCATTACAAGGATATTTTTGTTTAAGAAGGTTACATGAGATATGTAGAGAAGCTAGCTTACGAAATGTTGGTTGGCATACATTACGTCACACCTTCGCTTCTCGTTTAGCAGAAAATAACATCTCAATTTTAGCGGTGAAAGAATTACTTGGACATTCTGACATTAAAACTACAATGAGATATTCTCATATTAATTTGTCAGTCTTACAAGATTCAATCAAATCATTAGAGGTAGAAATATAA